The following DNA comes from Pelagicoccus enzymogenes.
TCAGCTTTCTTAAACCCAAGCACACGAGCAATCATGCAAAGAAACGCGCACAAGCTCCTACGCCGACTCAGAACCAGTTCGCTCGACAAAGTGGCGCGACACGTCACACGAGCCCATCGGCTACTAGAGAACGACCAATTGACGAACCTGCAGCAAGCCTTCATCCGCCTCCCCTACACCATAGACCCCAGCGCCCTCATTCTCTTCGACGAAATCAGCCTTGCCCTGCAAGACTTCGTGCGTGAGCTACTGCAACACTACATACTCGAAGAAGACGTCTACGGTGAATGTCACCACTCCTTGGGTACGTCTCGCATCGACAAAGCCACATCCAACCGCCTGCGATACCAGCACCAATCCTTGCAAGAGTCGCTGAGCGACCTCCAATCCCTCACCAACCACCTTACCGAAGTCGCTGGTACCGCCGACGCACACCGCTTCCATCGACTACTCGACGAGCTCGCCGACAACCTGCACGAGCAGATTCTTGCAGAAGACAAGGTCCTGCTTCCCCGCTCCAGCCTCAACTAGCGACACGTCGAGCGTCGCATGACAGGAAACCCTTGGTTGCGACTTCCACCGCGTTGGACCAATCGTAGGGCTGCCGCTCGATGCACGCCGCAGCATCTGAATCATTTTTTCTCCTGCAACACGGCTTGCCGCAAGCGGCAGGCCTACATTCAGGAGAGAAAAATTCAGTACCGAAGACGCGATTCCTCGTATTCACCCCTCAATACAGCCAACCGATTCGGAAAGAGGCGCCCACGACCAAGAACAGCACGGCAACCAAAGTCACAGGGACGATGTGCCACGCCAGAGACACCAGATTGTCGTTTTTCAGCTTGGGGATGATTCGCAAGCGAGCGTCTAGCGCCAAGCCAATGGTCGCAGCCAGCAGGATCAGTTTAATGCCAATCAAACGTCCAACGGGATTCGAGAAGTCGAACCACATGCTGGGATCCGGCAACTTCATGTAGGAAAGCCAAATCCCCGTGAACACTTGCACAATCAAGGCGGGGATGCCGACTCGCTCGTAGCCCTCCTCGTAGCGACGCACTGCGTCAGCATCGCGCGTTCGTAGTGCCTTCGGCAATACAGAACAGGCGAGCACCAAGTGCCCGCCCACCCATACGCTTGCTCCCAGCAGATGCAGAACGATGAGTAGACCGTAGAGATTCATCGAACGGAAACTTGCCGGATTTTTGCGCTATTTCAAATCGCTAGCCCGCCATTTGCAGGGCCTGCGGGAAGAGCACCGAATTCTCCAGATGGATATGCTTGTGCATGTCCTCCTCCAAATCTGCTAGCCCAGCAAACAAGGCGCGGTAGGTATTGCAGGCTTCCGGCGGGGGCGTGAAACCGTTGGTCAGCTCTCTCAACTTGGCAAGGCAGCCCCCGCGTCGTCATGCTCGTGCAACATGCACTCGACCGGACCATCCAGGGAATCAAGTCCAGCGCCCTCTCCCGCTGCCAGTTTCGCCACCGCTGGGAAAAGCACCTTTTCCTCCTTACCCATGTGGTCCTCCAATTCCTTGGCCAGACCCGCAAACACTTCGAACACCTCCACAAGTGAGGGCGTATGCCCTCCGTGCACGTGGGCCACGCGCTGGGACATCGCAAACAGACGCGGCAACTCGTCCCTCAAGAACTGGTGGTGCGTCGACACGATGTAGTTGCAAAGCTCCGCGGGCGGCAGGCTTGCCGGGTTGCTTCCTTCGCTTGCCTTCTGCTTCCCCTCTTCCTCGAGCAATTGAGCGACAAACTCCGGCTTCAAGCCCTTCTTCTCGCAAGCCTGCGCCAACGTCTTGTTGCCTTGGCAGCAAAAGTCCATCCCGAGGCCCTGGAAAATGCGCGAACGCCCCGGACGCTCCGCAACGAGTTCCCCGACCGTACGGTCAATTAACGGTGTGCCTTCCGGCGAAAATACATTGGGTACGTGACTCATAACGCAATAGCTTCTCTAATAGGACCTCTTTGTCCTTAATAAAACCAGCCTCCCGCTTTCTAACTGGATGTCAATGTCCTTTTAAGAAATCAGGCCCAACTTTTGGATGAGTAATTCCCTCCTAGCAAACGCGCAGACCGCCTCCGCCCTGAGCCTCCGCTGCGCTGTCATCCCCCATCAGAAACTCGCCGGACATCGGACAGTGCGGAGGCAAAGCGCAGTTTATATAGGCTGCCTCTATTCGCGAAAGCTCCTCGGAACTCAGGCTAGCCCGGGATGCCTCGATCGCGGAATCTAGCTGCGACTTCACCTTGGGACTGAACTGGACTGAACAGATGCTCTCCTTCGAAAAAAGCCAGGCCATGCCCACTTGGAAAGAGGTCCTGCCAAAAACCCGACGGGCGGTGCTGAAGAGCGGCTCATATCCATCCGTAAAGGGCCAGCGAACGACTAACGACACGCGATGTTCGCGAGACAGTTCCTCCAAACAACATTGGGTGAAAGGTCCGTCCAAGTGGGCTGACTCAAGCCTCATCCGCGAGGGCTGGGCTCCTCTGCCCAACCATTCAGCGATTCTCCAACACGGAAAACCGATCGATCCCACGTAGCGCAACAGCCCCCGGTCGGAGAGGCGTTCCAGCACTGACATCACTTCGTAAGTAGGAAAAAAGCCGGTCGACCAATCCAAGAGTACGATGTCCAGGTAGCGCGCTCCCAAACGTTTCAGGGAAAGCTCAATCTGCGCCCTGATTGAGTGCTCGAGCTCGAGGCCGCTGGCGCCTTGCGGGCACCGTATTCGCGCGCAAACTACGAGTTCCTCCCGGCAATTCGAATTCGCGTTCAGCCACTCGCCAACCAGCGATTCGGATTTTTCGGGATTGCACTCCAACGACGGAAGGTACGCGTGCGAGGTCGCCTGGATAAAGTTCCCCCCCTGCTCGACATAGGTGTCGAGCACCTCGAAAGCAGAGGCCCGATCGCTCAAGTAGCCGATCCGTCCCGTGCCGAGGCAAAGTTGAGAAACACGCAAGTTTGTGCGTCCGTATTGAATCTTCTTCATCGCCGTGTGCCCTTCTAGATTGTTCTACTGGGTCAAGCTGTAAGGCCCGTGCACCTTGCTCGACTTCGACTCCCGAGTAACGCTCACCACTCGCAAGCGCCGTAGCCCGCCCGGCGTCCTCCACATAAAGTCCTCGCCCGCGCGTACCCCTAGCAAAGCAACACCTAACGGAGCGAGAATCGACACGCGATTGAAGTCCGGGTTGGCCCGACTTGGCATCGTCAACTCGTAGGTCTCCACCTCGTTCAAATCCAAATCCTCAAGGTGGACCGAGCTGTTGAGCCCTACCGAATCCGTAGGCACTTGAGAGTCTCCCAACACGATCGCGCGCGAAATCTCCTCCTTCAGCTTCAAAGCCGTCCCCTGCGGATGCTTGATAGCTCGCAGCAACAAGGACAACGCTTCGTGATCACTTTTTGATAAGTATATACTAGGGTTCTGTTTCATTTCTTTATAGCATTAATAAGTTCAAAATTTTTCCGTATTAAAAGGGTCACCGGTCCTCGCCGAGGACCGGTGACTGTTTTTCACATGACAGAAGCCAGCCAACCATGGCGGATCAAGCTGGCTTCCTACGTCGTTCTCGCCTCTTCGCCTTGCGCGAACCATCAGACGGATTCCCTCTCCATCTTGCCCAGGAGCTCAACGAACTCCAGCGAGCGCAGGGCGCGAGAAAGCTTTCGCAGGCAAAACCGCGCGCATTGCGCCAGCGAGCCGGCTAGCGCTGAAATCGTCCTCCCAACGGGCCTCCCTCAAGGCCTCGTCGAGCTTGTTCAACATGGAAGCGAGCCCAAGGTAAGCAGTCATTCCACTGCCGAAGACTTCAATTTCCTTATCCTTCAACGAAGCGATGCCGCGAACCCGAAGATACGGTCGGTTCGGAAGCGCGCTCTTGCCGAAGATCTCGATGGTCAATTGCCCGAGGTTTCGATTTTTCGAGAACAGGGGAGAGCAGCGCCCTTCCACAAAACGTCTCAACAAGCTGGATACTCGTACTCCGTATCCCTCGATCCTCACTCTTCCACTATTCATAGCGTTCCGTTAATCAATTAAAAATATACAATTCAGTTAAGCGCCCAAAGCACGCGGTCGTCCGATCTAAAAAACAGCCCTTTCACGCGGATGTGCTGCGACCATTCGCAAGCAACGAAAGCTGCTTTAAACTGCTTCGCTCCGGAAGAAAGCGCTAGAGACTTAGGTGGGTTCCTTCCGTGGCAGCTTCACTCCAGTGAGGGCAAGCAATAGCAAGCTCGCTTCCGGAAGCAGGTCATTCAGACTCTCGTCGCTCCCATGCCCCGGAATCCGCAAGGCGACCGCATCCAGCAAAGTCACGTAGCCCCTTGCCTGTCCGAGCGGCGGCTGAAACCTTCGAGCCATCACAAGCGAAGCGCCTGAGGCCGACCCCCTGTCCGCCCCGCGGCGCTCTACCGTCCGCCTACCAAAGGCCCCAGCGAACGGCTCGCAAACTGTGATGTTACCCTTCGTGTTCATCTCAAACGCTCTGAATGATACGCTTCTACCTGCATTTTGTCTATGTCTATTAAACGATTGAATTATTAGCTTTATCCTATGTATTTTCGATCCTATGGATTTCCTCAACTACCACCACCTGCGCTACTTTTGGACCGTCGCGAAAACCGGCAGCGTCCGACGGGCCGCCGAGGAGCTAGGCGTCTCCCAGCCATCGATCAGCGCCCAAATCCGGCTGCTCGAGGAGTCGCTAGGCGAGAAGCTGTTTCATCGCAGCGGCCGCAACTTGATCCTAAGCGAAGCAGGGCAACTGGCCCTCACCTACGCGGACGAGATATTCTCCATCGGCCGAGAACTTTCGAACGCGGTTGGCAATGACTCCTCCAACCGCGCCATCCGCTTCAACGTGGGCATGACCGACTCGCTCTCCAAGCTCATCGCCTTCGAATGCCTCAAGCCAGCCTACCATTTTTCCCGCCCCACCCAAGTCGTCGCCCGCCAAGGGGAGCTCTCGGTTCTGATAAACCAGTTGCAGGCTCACCGTCTCGATCTCGTGCTCGCCGACGAACCGGCCACGAGTATCCATAAAGCAAAGACATATAACCATCGCCTCGGACACTCCGGGATCACCTTCTGCGCCCGCCCCAAGCTGGCCACCAAACTCGCCCGCAACTTCCCCCAATCGCTTCACGATGCACCCGCCCTCCTGCCAAGCGAAAACATGGGCATGCGTTGGGCGCTGGAGACCTGGTTCGACCAACATGAGATTCGCCCCCGCCTGGTCGGCGAGTTCGAAGACTCCACCCTCATGGAAGTGGCCGCGGCAGGCGACCTCGGCTTCACCACCGTGCACACCGCAGTCGACCAAGCCGCCCTCAAGCACTATGGACTCAAGGTCATCGCCAAGGTCGAGGAGTGCGGCAGCGACTTCTACGCCATCACCGGCGAGCGCCGCGTCAAGAACCCCGTCGCCGCCATGATCACCGAACACGCCTTCACCCAACTCTTCACCAATTGAGGGAAGGCTCTTCACTCAGAAAGCGAGCCTTCCCTCCGTTCAAGCCCTCCCCACCCTGTCGAAGCGGCAACCACCTTTTCCAGGACTTACAGCAAAGGCAGCAATCGAAACCTAGGACTCACTCGTAACAAGAGAGCACCCGCTACAGCACTACAATGAACAACTCACCCGTACCGGTTCTCCACGACGCCGCAGCCTGCAAATTCTACACCGACGACGGAGCCTACCTCTTGTATTCGCGGGAAAGCGATATCCTTCGCATCGAGCACGTTTTCGTTCCCGATCACCTGCGCGGCCAAAGCCTCGCCGCGCACCTCGTGAAACAGGCAGTCGCCTACTCCGACAGCATCGGAACCAAAGTCCGCCCAATCTGCTCCTACGCTAAAGCTTTCCTTGAACGCAGCCCCGAGCTGCACAAGTCGATCGTCGCCCCATCTCCTCCGGGAACTCCTCAATCTGATTTTGCAGGGCAAACTTGAATTTTCGAAACCCCGTATTCAACGGAACAATTTCCGCTAGCCTTGACTAAGTTTAGAACCAAGGAGTACAACTCGCACCGTCATGAGTTTCGCATTAGTTGATAAACAACTGAAATTGCCCAAAGGGCAAAACACACCGCTCATCTACCTCGGCTAAGCCGGTAGCCCTATAGGCGGACACGATCCAGCGTTTATATATAGGCAAAGAGACTACCGGACCAAAGCAAGCGAACCGTCCAAACGGATTTCGCCCAGCCTTCCACCGTACCCTAAGGATACGGCAATCACCTCGAAACGTACGCAGTTCAAGGCATGCGGCCGGCTGCGCGTACCCAACCGTAAACATCAACCATATGATAAACGAAATGAATAGAATCATCATCAGTTGTAACCACTTCGAAATTACAGACTCCATCAAATCCTTCGTTCATATGAAGTTTCGCAGACTCTTCCATCATTACGAGGACATGATCCGCATCCGTGTGGAACTCACGCTCGACTCCGGCAAGGCTTCAGAAAAGCGGTTCCAAGCCCGCGCGTTGATCGAGCTCCGCGGTCCCGACATCGTTGCTAATGCAGAGTCCGAAAACGCCTACGCAGCGCTGGACGCGATCTTCGACAAGGCGGAGCGCCAGCTCCGCCACCGCGTCCGCCTCGCCCGCCACAAGCGCGAGCGGGTCATCCATCGCTTGCGGCGGTCCGCGAGAATGCCCCGAGCGTTCCGCCAGCTCTTACCCGCCTAGCAAGGAGCGTAGCTGACTAAAAGCGAACGCTTGGTTCGAGCAAACGAAACGCGTTATGGACGCACACGGGAGCGACTCACCAAAGTCGCTCCTTCTTCGTATCAACTTTCCAATACAAAAACGTAAATGCAAAACTTCGACTACATGGTCTGGGTTGTCATACCCCTACTCATATTCTTGGCACGTCTCGCCGACGTATCATTAGCGACCCTGCGCCACATCCTTATCTTTCGAGGACTCAAAAAAATCGTGCCTCTTTTCGCTTTCGTCGAAGTCGTGATCTGGCTGCTCGCCATCAGTCAGGTCATGAACAACCTGAACAACATCGCCTGCTTCCTCGCATTCGCCTTCGGATTCTCCGCAGGCACCTACGTGGGCATGGTTATCGAAGAACGCCTTGCCTTAGGCTATCAGCTCGTACGCATCATCGCCCAAGGCAACGCCAGCGAAATCGCTCGCATGCTCAGCGACGCCGGCTATGGCATCACAACCGTCGACGCGAATGGATCCCGCGGAGCCGTCGGGGTCGTCATCGCCATCTCCGAACGCAAGCGCCTGCCAAAACTCGTCGCCCTTCTGGGAAAACTCGATCCAAGTCCCTTCTACACTGTAGAAGACGTTCGCTCCGTAGGACGCCCTGTCGCGTCACCCAACGCGCTACCGGGCGAGCTCAGCCTCGAAGGCAACGTGAAACGCAAGTAATGGGTTTGTTCTTTCCATGAGCCAGGCGCGAAGAAGACGGCGCCCCCAGCTGTCTTCTTTTCGCTCCATCCAGTCGGGCTATCCCATTGGCGGCGATAGGCCTCTGCCCAGCTTAAACCACGAAATTTTGCGGAATAACGACTTTAACCCATAGAAATTTACGTCTCCTCGCCCTTTGAAAATCTAAAACCATTTTTTTCCATGCCCCCGATCAAATCGCGCTGATCGCGCACCGGCATTTGCCCGCTAGAGTGGGGTTCGCTTGCCAGCATCCACTCATGCTCTTTCGTAGGAGCCGAAGTCCCTATTATTCTATTCAATCCTATCCCTCTCTCCTTCCTTTTCTCTTTGACTATGTTTAGTTTAAACTATTCATTTTTTTATTCAATTGAGCTCTAAACACACAGATTCCATCGAGAGACTGCTAGCTTTCCAGGGTTCGATGTCAGCAGCGGATATCGCTCTACGACTAGGCATCAGCCAGCCGACCGTATCCCGAGCGCTAAGCGCCTCCCCGAAGGTCCTACGCATCGGCCAAACCCGGCGCGCTCGCTACGCCTTGCCACGCCCCCTCGACGGACAAGAATCCAACTGGAAGCTCTACCAAATCGACAGCAACGGCCAAGCCCGAGTCGCAGGCACCCTCCACGCCCTTCACCAAGGCGAATTCTTTCTCGAGCCGAACTGGGAAAGCGATCACTACAGCTACCTGCTGAACGGCGAAGACCACCCGCAACTCTTCCCCGACCTGCCATGGTTTCTCGAGGACATGCGTCCCCAAGGCTACCTCGGACGCTTGCTCGCTCATACCTGCGGTCCAGCCCTCGGCATCGGAACCAACCCCGAAAACTGGACCATCGACGAAGCGCTCAAGGCGATACTGGCCCACGGCGACGACACGCCTGGCAACTTCATCCTGGGAGGCCAGGCGATCGATGCGTTTCTGGACCGGCGCAGCCGCGCGGAGTTCATCGACGAATCGGAACGGACTGCCCAATACGACCTGATTGCCCGTCATATAACCGAAAACGGCGAACTCCCCAACTCTTCCGCTGGCGGCGAGCAGCCAAAGTTTACCGCCTGCATTCGCCTTCCCGGCGAAGCCTTCCAACACGCCATCGTCAAGTTTTCCGGCTCATTGCAAACCGATGCCGGCCGACGCTGGGGCGAGCTTCTTGCCGCAGAAGCCATCGCAGCGGAGGAGCTGTCACGCATCGGCCTGCCCGCAGCCAACTCCCAGCTAATCCAAACCGAGCAACGCGCCTACCTCGAGGTCGAGCGCTTCGACCGCTCCAGCCGCCAAGGTCGCATCGGCACCCTTTCCTTGCGTTCGCTCATCGCTGGGCTCGGAGGGGAGCTCGAGCAAAGCTGGTGTCGCAGCTGCCAAGCGCTCGTCCGAAACGGCTGGCTCAGCCAAACCGACGCCGACAGAGCCGCTACCTACGAACACTTCGGACACCTGATCGGCAACTCGGACATGCACCTCGGAAACCT
Coding sequences within:
- a CDS encoding hemerythrin domain-containing protein encodes the protein MQRNAHKLLRRLRTSSLDKVARHVTRAHRLLENDQLTNLQQAFIRLPYTIDPSALILFDEISLALQDFVRELLQHYILEEDVYGECHHSLGTSRIDKATSNRLRYQHQSLQESLSDLQSLTNHLTEVAGTADAHRFHRLLDELADNLHEQILAEDKVLLPRSSLN
- a CDS encoding CopD family protein — its product is MNLYGLLIVLHLLGASVWVGGHLVLACSVLPKALRTRDADAVRRYEEGYERVGIPALIVQVFTGIWLSYMKLPDPSMWFDFSNPVGRLIGIKLILLAATIGLALDARLRIIPKLKNDNLVSLAWHIVPVTLVAVLFLVVGASFRIGWLY
- a CDS encoding hemerythrin domain-containing protein; the encoded protein is MRELTNGFTPPPEACNTYRALFAGLADLEEDMHKHIHLENSVLFPQALQMAG
- a CDS encoding DUF542 domain-containing protein, encoding MSHVPNVFSPEGTPLIDRTVGELVAERPGRSRIFQGLGMDFCCQGNKTLAQACEKKGLKPEFVAQLLEEEGKQKASEGSNPASLPPAELCNYIVSTHHQFLRDELPRLFAMSQRVAHVHGGHTPSLVEVFEVFAGLAKELEDHMGKEEKVLFPAVAKLAAGEGAGLDSLDGPVECMLHEHDDAGAALPS
- a CDS encoding aldo/keto reductase is translated as MKKIQYGRTNLRVSQLCLGTGRIGYLSDRASAFEVLDTYVEQGGNFIQATSHAYLPSLECNPEKSESLVGEWLNANSNCREELVVCARIRCPQGASGLELEHSIRAQIELSLKRLGARYLDIVLLDWSTGFFPTYEVMSVLERLSDRGLLRYVGSIGFPCWRIAEWLGRGAQPSRMRLESAHLDGPFTQCCLEELSREHRVSLVVRWPFTDGYEPLFSTARRVFGRTSFQVGMAWLFSKESICSVQFSPKVKSQLDSAIEASRASLSSEELSRIEAAYINCALPPHCPMSGEFLMGDDSAAEAQGGGGLRVC
- a CDS encoding GreA/GreB family elongation factor; translated protein: MKQNPSIYLSKSDHEALSLLLRAIKHPQGTALKLKEEISRAIVLGDSQVPTDSVGLNSSVHLEDLDLNEVETYELTMPSRANPDFNRVSILAPLGVALLGVRAGEDFMWRTPGGLRRLRVVSVTRESKSSKVHGPYSLTQ
- a CDS encoding LysR family transcriptional regulator, producing the protein MDFLNYHHLRYFWTVAKTGSVRRAAEELGVSQPSISAQIRLLEESLGEKLFHRSGRNLILSEAGQLALTYADEIFSIGRELSNAVGNDSSNRAIRFNVGMTDSLSKLIAFECLKPAYHFSRPTQVVARQGELSVLINQLQAHRLDLVLADEPATSIHKAKTYNHRLGHSGITFCARPKLATKLARNFPQSLHDAPALLPSENMGMRWALETWFDQHEIRPRLVGEFEDSTLMEVAAAGDLGFTTVHTAVDQAALKHYGLKVIAKVEECGSDFYAITGERRVKNPVAAMITEHAFTQLFTN
- a CDS encoding GNAT family N-acetyltransferase, translated to MNNSPVPVLHDAAACKFYTDDGAYLLYSRESDILRIEHVFVPDHLRGQSLAAHLVKQAVAYSDSIGTKVRPICSYAKAFLERSPELHKSIVAPSPPGTPQSDFAGQT
- the hpf gene encoding ribosome hibernation-promoting factor, HPF/YfiA family, which encodes MNRIIISCNHFEITDSIKSFVHMKFRRLFHHYEDMIRIRVELTLDSGKASEKRFQARALIELRGPDIVANAESENAYAALDAIFDKAERQLRHRVRLARHKRERVIHRLRRSARMPRAFRQLLPA
- a CDS encoding DUF2179 domain-containing protein gives rise to the protein MQNFDYMVWVVIPLLIFLARLADVSLATLRHILIFRGLKKIVPLFAFVEVVIWLLAISQVMNNLNNIACFLAFAFGFSAGTYVGMVIEERLALGYQLVRIIAQGNASEIARMLSDAGYGITTVDANGSRGAVGVVIAISERKRLPKLVALLGKLDPSPFYTVEDVRSVGRPVASPNALPGELSLEGNVKRK
- the yjjJ gene encoding type II toxin-antitoxin system HipA family toxin YjjJ, with protein sequence MSSKHTDSIERLLAFQGSMSAADIALRLGISQPTVSRALSASPKVLRIGQTRRARYALPRPLDGQESNWKLYQIDSNGQARVAGTLHALHQGEFFLEPNWESDHYSYLLNGEDHPQLFPDLPWFLEDMRPQGYLGRLLAHTCGPALGIGTNPENWTIDEALKAILAHGDDTPGNFILGGQAIDAFLDRRSRAEFIDESERTAQYDLIARHITENGELPNSSAGGEQPKFTACIRLPGEAFQHAIVKFSGSLQTDAGRRWGELLAAEAIAAEELSRIGLPAANSQLIQTEQRAYLEVERFDRSSRQGRIGTLSLRSLIAGLGGELEQSWCRSCQALVRNGWLSQTDADRAATYEHFGHLIGNSDMHLGNLSVFLTPQLPLELCPIYDMLPMRYAPQRSGDLPTKPIEVRLPRPEELPYWQPAAKAAVRFWTRLIETLRASSNFHETAQEILERIQNASHT